From Candidatus Dependentiae bacterium, the proteins below share one genomic window:
- a CDS encoding endonuclease/exonuclease/phosphatase family protein, whose product MMYNKVNHMILKTLLLVSCASGLYAMHPASMWQKLAQGQSMSRYELIESFINDCRMYANENKAIPRHETNNKTVRVATYNVHAWKDSHNNKNFDGMMRVIQDINADILVLQEVSVFNQSIMQKAFENLGYICNESLFAQAANHYGCPFGNMIVSKYPLVQEPVKKTFEADKKLIGERRCYVKTEIDLPHQKKVTIYGTHLDVYDETEKLRTKEIQELVDTIAQQSGPCIIAADCNAVRACDYQYTVGNNKCVWDLLNDMNKKRLRIDTPVQALKALESNYFKDCFTKNNQQGPKCTVWSGTVVDFMWLNKQWNLPIAGCYTYYSAASDHMPVIMDFNIV is encoded by the coding sequence ATGATGTATAACAAAGTTAATCATATGATTTTAAAGACACTATTGCTTGTTTCATGTGCTAGCGGTTTGTATGCCATGCATCCGGCATCCATGTGGCAGAAGTTGGCCCAAGGTCAATCGATGTCTCGCTATGAGTTGATCGAAAGCTTCATTAACGATTGTCGTATGTATGCCAACGAAAATAAGGCCATCCCGCGTCACGAAACGAATAATAAAACGGTACGTGTGGCAACCTATAACGTGCATGCATGGAAAGATTCTCATAACAACAAGAATTTTGATGGTATGATGCGGGTTATTCAGGATATTAATGCTGATATTCTTGTGCTACAAGAAGTGTCTGTTTTTAATCAGTCCATCATGCAAAAAGCCTTTGAAAATCTGGGTTATATCTGTAATGAATCATTGTTTGCTCAAGCAGCGAATCACTATGGGTGTCCTTTTGGTAATATGATTGTTTCAAAATATCCCTTAGTGCAAGAGCCGGTCAAAAAAACCTTTGAGGCAGACAAAAAACTTATTGGTGAGCGCCGTTGCTATGTTAAGACCGAAATCGATCTTCCGCACCAAAAAAAGGTGACCATCTATGGCACTCATCTTGATGTGTATGATGAAACTGAAAAGTTACGAACCAAAGAAATTCAAGAGCTTGTCGACACCATTGCTCAACAAAGCGGGCCGTGCATTATTGCTGCTGATTGTAATGCGGTACGCGCGTGCGACTATCAGTATACGGTTGGGAATAACAAATGTGTCTGGGATTTACTCAACGATATGAATAAAAAAAGACTGAGAATTGATACTCCGGTTCAGGCATTAAAGGCCCTGGAAAGCAACTATTTTAAGGATTGCTTTACCAAAAACAATCAACAAGGTCCAAAATGTACCGTATGGAGCGGTACGGTAGTAGACTTTATGTGGCTTAATAAGCAATGGAACTTGCCAATTGCTGGGTGCTACACCTATTACAGTGCAGCAAGTGACCATATGCCAGTCATTATGGATTTCAACATTGTCTGA
- a CDS encoding HIT domain-containing protein has protein sequence MFALCRFESDLRHQSSLGSSRFPRRASYFWLRQFFEGRSSLKKATASDEAKGEDGRLPEIAVGDDGLIFLILALFIYQGQPNLKRDLKKGSISMFDAQCLFCKIIAKLIPAKIILENNDVMVIQDIAPKAPVHYLILPKIHVKDVKSLDENNSAVVVPMMLMAQELSSHLSGSGAFRLIINNGADAGQSVFHMHFHFLSGKKMLDF, from the coding sequence GTGTTCGCACTGTGTCGGTTCGAGTCCGACCTCCGGCACCAGTCTTCGCTAGGTTCTTCTCGCTTCCCTCGTAGAGCTAGCTACTTCTGGCTCCGCCAGTTTTTTGAAGGAAGAAGTTCATTAAAAAAGGCGACTGCGTCCGACGAAGCCAAAGGCGAAGACGGAAGACTGCCCGAAATAGCCGTAGGCGACGACGGGCTTATTTTTTTGATATTAGCTTTATTCATTTATCAAGGCCAACCAAACCTGAAGCGAGATTTAAAAAAAGGATCTATCTCAATGTTTGATGCTCAATGTCTTTTTTGTAAAATCATAGCCAAACTAATCCCAGCAAAAATCATTCTAGAAAATAATGATGTCATGGTCATTCAGGATATAGCTCCAAAGGCACCAGTTCATTATCTTATCCTCCCCAAAATTCATGTTAAAGATGTTAAATCCCTTGATGAAAATAATAGTGCCGTTGTTGTGCCTATGATGCTCATGGCACAAGAACTTTCGAGTCATTTGTCAGGTTCTGGCGCTTTCCGTTTAATTATTAATAATGGCGCCGATGCAGGACAAAGTGTGTTCCATATGCATTTTCATTTTTTATCCGGCAAAAAAATGCTTGATTTCTAG
- a CDS encoding beta-propeller fold lactonase family protein translates to MYNIIKKLVMSFGCLFFWHSHAIIVGSTTAVSVQAATTFPSGDNTNTMLGFAQFNGGFVLTDTGTRCLYNTYFPIAGILNMRGGLLNLAVDMNIKNVTSFASTGTFNGNNFPIVTPKVPLASSPFIIPMNTPNVTVFNSRFAQPAGLLNNSSVDWSAGDQYCAVANQVAPIVSILQFNQSTYAITQVATANPSGLGQAVRWHPTLLYLAVSTNSTAANSALIYQFTPPSTLTQLSGVTTSFASYANAWHPSGNYVAFGFSNGVIVYSVNQSTGALTQISSALPGRVSNNALSWSSDGKYLVAGYTTSSTNQLIVYSFNGSTITQVATNTPGVNVTGAEWNSVADFIAVGLASGANTVSVFQFNRSTNTLTRLTNSLVGQTNLVNGMSWSPDGQSLLACFATAGVTPFQIYNFNPYSFVLSLVSAPNKVSGNGVLAVRWSDGGLYAMVGEANTTFTSFYTVSVPYSMINFKMVMNSDVVMYGLPIFRGNCMIYGNGYTLDISKSQSFTIGSGATLLLKDVNVYGVSGNGLTTDGTPANRPNFADSTGVLKLEDMIWTQTGDYTLVNGAFTIQGDVLFTGTSNFIYSSGKTSIINANSQLMFDNSTTFSYAPPISSQNLLQMIDQTSQLYFNNTSLFVSSVGCQLTNGSWFINGQCNITSFGTSQLNGLRIGDGISSVNNLTLKILPESGLAIQSGFCAYQNI, encoded by the coding sequence ATGTATAACATAATAAAAAAATTGGTAATGAGTTTTGGATGTTTATTTTTTTGGCACTCCCATGCCATTATTGTTGGTTCTACTACCGCAGTTTCTGTTCAAGCTGCAACCACATTTCCTTCTGGCGATAACACTAATACCATGCTTGGATTTGCGCAGTTTAATGGTGGTTTTGTATTAACTGACACCGGCACTCGATGTCTTTATAATACTTATTTTCCTATTGCGGGTATTTTAAATATGCGTGGAGGATTATTAAATCTTGCTGTTGATATGAATATAAAAAATGTTACATCATTTGCTTCTACTGGTACATTTAATGGGAATAATTTCCCAATCGTGACACCGAAAGTTCCTCTCGCATCGTCTCCCTTTATTATTCCTATGAATACACCGAACGTAACAGTATTCAATAGTCGCTTTGCCCAACCTGCCGGTCTTTTAAATAATAGCTCCGTGGATTGGTCAGCGGGAGATCAATATTGTGCAGTAGCAAATCAAGTTGCTCCTATAGTATCTATCTTGCAATTTAATCAGTCTACCTATGCCATCACACAGGTGGCTACTGCAAATCCATCGGGACTGGGTCAAGCTGTTCGTTGGCATCCAACGCTACTTTATTTAGCTGTCTCAACGAACTCAACCGCTGCTAATTCGGCATTGATTTATCAATTTACGCCACCTTCAACGCTGACTCAGTTATCAGGAGTTACTACAAGTTTTGCCTCTTATGCCAATGCGTGGCATCCATCGGGTAATTATGTCGCCTTTGGGTTTAGTAATGGCGTGATTGTATATTCAGTGAACCAATCTACGGGGGCTTTAACGCAAATATCATCAGCTTTGCCTGGGCGTGTCAGTAATAATGCATTAAGTTGGTCATCGGATGGTAAGTATCTTGTTGCAGGCTATACAACATCAAGCACTAATCAATTGATAGTATATTCTTTTAATGGTTCAACTATTACTCAGGTTGCTACTAATACTCCGGGGGTCAACGTTACTGGTGCAGAATGGAATTCAGTTGCAGATTTTATTGCTGTTGGTTTGGCTAGTGGTGCAAATACCGTAAGTGTGTTTCAATTTAATAGATCTACTAATACTTTAACGCGTTTGACTAATTCTCTAGTGGGACAAACGAATCTGGTTAATGGTATGAGTTGGTCACCAGACGGACAATCGCTTTTAGCTTGTTTTGCTACTGCCGGAGTGACGCCATTTCAAATTTATAATTTTAATCCGTATTCATTTGTATTGTCTTTGGTGAGCGCTCCAAATAAGGTAAGTGGTAACGGGGTACTTGCCGTTAGATGGTCTGATGGTGGCTTGTACGCAATGGTTGGTGAAGCTAATACTACGTTTACTTCTTTTTACACGGTATCAGTTCCCTACTCTATGATTAATTTTAAGATGGTTATGAATTCAGATGTAGTTATGTATGGTCTTCCGATATTTCGAGGTAATTGCATGATATATGGCAATGGATATACATTAGATATATCAAAATCTCAGAGTTTTACTATTGGTTCAGGCGCAACGTTATTATTAAAAGATGTTAATGTATACGGTGTTTCGGGTAATGGTCTAACGACTGATGGGACTCCTGCAAATAGGCCTAACTTCGCTGATTCAACGGGAGTTTTGAAATTGGAAGATATGATTTGGACTCAAACAGGAGATTACACATTAGTGAATGGCGCATTTACTATTCAAGGGGATGTGTTGTTTACCGGAACATCAAACTTTATTTATAGTAGTGGTAAAACAAGCATTATTAATGCAAATTCACAATTGATGTTTGATAATAGTACAACATTTAGTTATGCTCCGCCCATAAGTTCCCAAAACTTACTGCAAATGATCGATCAAACATCGCAGCTCTATTTTAATAATACATCGTTGTTTGTGTCTTCTGTCGGGTGCCAATTAACAAATGGGAGTTGGTTCATTAACGGCCAATGTAATATTACCAGTTTTGGAACATCCCAGTTGAATGGCCTTAGAATTGGTGATGGTATATCTTCTGTTAATAATCTTACCTTAAAAATATTACCAGAATCAGGTCTCGCTATACAGTCTGGATTTTGTGCTTATCAAAATATATAA